In the genome of Conger conger chromosome 8, fConCon1.1, whole genome shotgun sequence, one region contains:
- the LOC133135764 gene encoding glucoside xylosyltransferase 1-like isoform X2, with the protein MRRYLRVLLVCMIFAFFSVLYVFSQLASSLETSSGAAGSAARPRAVYQPRDPGHRARKGPGNEGPENQHWYNRYIMRRRDVTEGVVVREERVHLAVVSCGQRLNETLTMLKSAVLFGQRPLTFHIFAEDQLHQGFRAALEAWPEPFRSRFNFTIYPISFPRENAAEWKRLFKPCASQRLFLPILLKDVDSLLYVDTDILFLRPVEDVWAFLSRFNSSQMAAMAPEHEDPRIAWYSRFARHPYHGRTGLNSGVMLMNMSRMRAKLFKNDMTSVSLSWEDLLMPLLQKYKLNITWGDQDLLNIIFHHNPESLFVFPCQWNFRPDHCIYGSNCAPAEEEGVFILHGNRGVYHDEKQPAFRAMYDAINQYVFGADPLQTLLFPLEERLQGTTHTYCGRARHLLTKRLQLSVQSLRARGPGTPARR; encoded by the exons atgaggcGCTACCTTCGCGTACTTCTCGTGTGTATGATCTTCGCGTTCTTCTCGGTCTTGTACGTGTTCAGCCAACTTGCTTCGTCCCTAGAAACGTCAAGCGGAGCGGCTGGGAGTGCAGCTCGACCCAGAGCCGTATATCAGCCGAGGGACCCGGGACACAGAGCCAGGAAAGGGCCGGGAAATGAAGGCCCGGAGAACCAGCACTGGTACAACCG GTACATCATGCGGAGGCGGGATGTGACGGAGGGCGTGGTGGTGCGTGAGGAGCGCGTGCACCTGGCCGTGGTTTCCTGCGGACAGCGCCTGAACGAGACCCTCACCATGCTCAAATCCGCCGTCCTCTTCGGCCAACGCCCGCTTACCTTCCACATCTTCGCCGAAGACCAGCTTCACCAGGGCTTCAGAGCGGCA CTGGAGGCGTGGCCCGAGCCGTTCCGCTCCAGGTTTAACTTCACAATCTACCCAATCAGCTTCCCCCGCGAGAACGCCGCAGAGTGGAAGAGACTGTTCAAGCCCTGCGCCTCCCAGAGGCTGTTTCTGCCG ATCCTGCTGAAGGACGTGGACTCTCTCCTGTACGTGGACACGGACATCCTGTTCCTGCGGCCGGTGGAGGACGTGTGGGCGTTCCTGTCACGCTTCAACTCGTCTCAGATGGCGGCCATGGCCCCGGAGCACGAGGACCCTCGCATCGCCTGGTACAGCCGCTTCGCCCGCCACCCCTACCACGGCCGCACCGGCCTCAACTCCGGCGTCATGCTCATGAACATGAGCCGCATGCGCGCCAAGCTCTTCAAG aatGATATGACCTCTGTGTCCCTGTCCTGGGAGGATTTACTGATGCCACTCCTCCAGAAATACAAGCTGAACATCACCTGGGGAGACCAGGACCTGCTCAACATCATCTTCCACCACAACCCAG AGAGCCTGTTTGTATTCCCGTGCCAGTGGAACTTCCGGCCAGATCACTGCATCTACGGGAGTAACTGCGCTCcagcggaggaggagggcgtGTTCATTCTCCATGGCAACCGCGGCGTTTACCACGACGAGAAGCAGCCGGCCTTCAGGGCCATGTATGACGCCATCAACCAG taCGTGTTTGGAGCAGACCCCCTGCAGACGTTGCTGTTCCCCCTGGAGGAGCGCCTGCagggcaccacacacacatactgcggCAGGGCCCGACACCTCCTCACCAAGAGACTGCAGCTCAGCGTGCAGAGCCTGAGGGCCCGCGGCCCCGGCACCCCCGCCAGGAGGTGA
- the LOC133135764 gene encoding glucoside xylosyltransferase 1-like isoform X1, which yields MRRYLRVLLVCMIFAFFSVLYVFSQLASSLETSSGAAGSAARPRAVYQPRDPGHRARKGPGNEGPENQHWYNRCKNLSVTYWNPYWRLPPGVCGLNCFMDSAFRYIMRRRDVTEGVVVREERVHLAVVSCGQRLNETLTMLKSAVLFGQRPLTFHIFAEDQLHQGFRAALEAWPEPFRSRFNFTIYPISFPRENAAEWKRLFKPCASQRLFLPILLKDVDSLLYVDTDILFLRPVEDVWAFLSRFNSSQMAAMAPEHEDPRIAWYSRFARHPYHGRTGLNSGVMLMNMSRMRAKLFKNDMTSVSLSWEDLLMPLLQKYKLNITWGDQDLLNIIFHHNPESLFVFPCQWNFRPDHCIYGSNCAPAEEEGVFILHGNRGVYHDEKQPAFRAMYDAINQYVFGADPLQTLLFPLEERLQGTTHTYCGRARHLLTKRLQLSVQSLRARGPGTPARR from the exons atgaggcGCTACCTTCGCGTACTTCTCGTGTGTATGATCTTCGCGTTCTTCTCGGTCTTGTACGTGTTCAGCCAACTTGCTTCGTCCCTAGAAACGTCAAGCGGAGCGGCTGGGAGTGCAGCTCGACCCAGAGCCGTATATCAGCCGAGGGACCCGGGACACAGAGCCAGGAAAGGGCCGGGAAATGAAGGCCCGGAGAACCAGCACTGGTACAACCG GTGTAAGAATTTGTCAGTGACTTACTGGAATCCCTATTGGAGACTGCCCCCTGGTGTTTGTGGATTGAACTGCTTTATGGATTCTGCTTTTAG GTACATCATGCGGAGGCGGGATGTGACGGAGGGCGTGGTGGTGCGTGAGGAGCGCGTGCACCTGGCCGTGGTTTCCTGCGGACAGCGCCTGAACGAGACCCTCACCATGCTCAAATCCGCCGTCCTCTTCGGCCAACGCCCGCTTACCTTCCACATCTTCGCCGAAGACCAGCTTCACCAGGGCTTCAGAGCGGCA CTGGAGGCGTGGCCCGAGCCGTTCCGCTCCAGGTTTAACTTCACAATCTACCCAATCAGCTTCCCCCGCGAGAACGCCGCAGAGTGGAAGAGACTGTTCAAGCCCTGCGCCTCCCAGAGGCTGTTTCTGCCG ATCCTGCTGAAGGACGTGGACTCTCTCCTGTACGTGGACACGGACATCCTGTTCCTGCGGCCGGTGGAGGACGTGTGGGCGTTCCTGTCACGCTTCAACTCGTCTCAGATGGCGGCCATGGCCCCGGAGCACGAGGACCCTCGCATCGCCTGGTACAGCCGCTTCGCCCGCCACCCCTACCACGGCCGCACCGGCCTCAACTCCGGCGTCATGCTCATGAACATGAGCCGCATGCGCGCCAAGCTCTTCAAG aatGATATGACCTCTGTGTCCCTGTCCTGGGAGGATTTACTGATGCCACTCCTCCAGAAATACAAGCTGAACATCACCTGGGGAGACCAGGACCTGCTCAACATCATCTTCCACCACAACCCAG AGAGCCTGTTTGTATTCCCGTGCCAGTGGAACTTCCGGCCAGATCACTGCATCTACGGGAGTAACTGCGCTCcagcggaggaggagggcgtGTTCATTCTCCATGGCAACCGCGGCGTTTACCACGACGAGAAGCAGCCGGCCTTCAGGGCCATGTATGACGCCATCAACCAG taCGTGTTTGGAGCAGACCCCCTGCAGACGTTGCTGTTCCCCCTGGAGGAGCGCCTGCagggcaccacacacacatactgcggCAGGGCCCGACACCTCCTCACCAAGAGACTGCAGCTCAGCGTGCAGAGCCTGAGGGCCCGCGGCCCCGGCACCCCCGCCAGGAGGTGA